One Dioscorea cayenensis subsp. rotundata cultivar TDr96_F1 chromosome 19, TDr96_F1_v2_PseudoChromosome.rev07_lg8_w22 25.fasta, whole genome shotgun sequence genomic window, ttcttttctttcccttcTCCTCCACTGGATGGTGGGAGAGAGGGACAAGTCTCTCTTACTCTTTTCTTTCATCTTCTACAACACTCTCAAATTAAATTGAATCGAACCGAACTTGAAATAAATGTTAATTACTGTATCTTGACGATATTGCGacagatgaatttttttatatcactcaacataaatatttttaatgtgattttatttgTGTACAGTTGTTGTATCTGCATCGTATCGATTtatgtttaaacttttattctttattatgatttttttgcatatttttttgtttgtcgaTCGTGTATTACTCGTAGTAATGTTTTCGGTCAGTTTTTGTCCActtgttaaataaatttttttataattcactGTAGATGATCATTTTACTTTATGagtatattgaattttttttttaattgtcaatTGACTTttgataattcatttaaatGGTGATGTTGTTCTTAGATATTTACTGTTGATACTttataattttgagaaaaattcaTCATTgccttttccttctctttatatgaatttgtttgtttattaaatttttttttctattaaggcATATTGGAAACTCATTGctattttattgtgattttttaaaccaaatttaattatgaatggccattctttttatattctcacatgctcaaaattttaattctatCAATACATCCTTttccaattattattttttcttaactgCAATTGgaaatatttcattataattcTTTCTTACATACTCACTGTTAAatgattattgttgttattttatattatcatttattagGATAAGTTTTGTATTTGGTGAATAGGTGATTAGTCTATCATGATGTTTATTATTCTTCTACAAGTGAGATTAGCACAACTTACTAGCCCATGTTATGATGTtaacaagagaaaaataaaataaaatgagagaacAAACAGATATTTATTAATAGATATATACACATATCTGTTAGTACTTTTAGCCATTTTTATTCTCTGTGACGTATGAGAATTTTAAATGAATTCTTTGTGTATATAAATTTATACGTGGTCCAATAAATTCATCCTATCTCTCACATATTGTGTAATTCACTATATTATTTGTTGTCATGatgtatgaaaaatattacCCTATAATAAATGTTGGTTTTTAATTTCCTGGCATAAAtggattatttatatttgtcaaaataatttttaatcaaggTTTAGTTAAAGAAAATGATGTCTATTGCATCAGGTTAAactgaaaaattatttatatacttcTATGACGGTGggattaatataaatatataatatttggtatttttattatatcttatCATTTGTGCTAAACGAGATTTTGATAATTCAATGTGAatgatcatcttcttctcatctcATTGTAATTAAAATGGGGTGCGATCACTATCAATATATTCAAACTTTTTAACCAATTTTGTTGACAATTCATTCTTAACGTATTGTTAAACCAAAGTCCACactgattaatttttttgtatgtaTTCCCatgattaattagttttatattgATTGATATACCTTTTACATTAAGTATTCTCTCTTCATTATTTCCTTGTTGGTCTCTTCTGAATAATTCATACTCTTTTATATAGCAAAGTCATGATGCGATGCTTCAATAAGTTGGGAGTTATATTCTTATACGGTAGAAAGAATTCTctgtatttattataaaaaaacaaattgatgatCCAAATTCTGTATTTTATAATGTATGAATTGATTACATGATACATTTTGATTGAATCAATTCTGACTGAATCATATAGTTagtgcttattattatttttttttttatgcatacaTGAGGAGAGGGATTCGTATTCCCTATCAATGTTAAGTAATTCTTTCTCATCTCAAAAACTCAAGTCAAAAACATCAACGACCCACATACTAAGTAAATAAGTTTATGAGAGATCAACAAACCACCGTAACTAatacacttatatatttttgtaccGGTCTGTTTTTTGACAAACTTTTAGTAAGAGATGGCTGCACCTGTTACCTattattcataaaagaaaatcttTAAAGACGTCTAACTTTTATTCCTAAGTCATCCATTCTCTCCCAAAATACATCattgtgaaaaaaaaggaaagacaagaaagagagaaattaaGGAAAAATGTTACTCAAGCCTGAACATCAAGGACATGTAACACTCCCTCATGATGATTTGCACCATGAACATTAAGTATATGAAGTGAAGAGGAGTTTGAGGAAGGATGAGTTGTTGTAATCTCATAATCTCCATGGAAGAGATCAAGCTCAAAGAAGCCATGAGTGTTTGCAAAGGCTTCAATTTGGGTGAAAGTTTTCCACTCATTGAGAAGTTTGTCCACCACATCACCAGTTGGTAGGTTCTTGAAGTTGTTATCAGTTAAGCACATACTGTAGCAGCCTTGTGCATGCCAACTAGCCCACATCACAATCCCATTAACAGCAGGATGAGCAAATGCTTCTCTTAGTATCTCTTCCAGGTATTCTGCCTGTTTAAATTAATCAATcagaattttaagaaaaataaaatctattatcatacacaattaaacatatataatatatatatatatatatattggtccTTAGCCTTGTAAAGGGCAGAACTTTTCCAACTAGTGTTGTTTTGCATATACAGATTTTTCAAACTCGAAATTTTTTGCTTAAACGACTTAAGACTTTACTATTTAGAccaatttatattcatatatatatatatatatatatatttgttaagaatgtacttaaaaatacttgtagaagtatttttataatttattcagtaaaaaatatttagcaTGTAAGTagttttaaattgaaatatgaaaataacaaaagcaGAGTTGACAATGAATTAATTTGATGCAAGGGTGTAATTACTTAATGTGCAAGTAGATCTGTAGATGTAAGAATTATGATAGAAAATTAgtattagaatttttaaaaaaactaaacttaTAGCGAAATCCAAACTTTATAGTTATTTTTTCCCCCATTCAAATAATAGAATTTGAGCATCAACCCCCCTAAACCCTATACTCCAAATCAACCAAAATACTAAATcctaaactttaaaattaaacctTATATAACACTAACCTAAACATAAGAATAACATTCATTGAGTAAATAAGttcaaaaacttgaataaaagaAGACAACAAAGACCAAAACCAAATCCTAAACCTTAAAAGTCATGAGAAAATGAGTCAAATGAGATTATCAGCAGTTgttcttaattatttatatatgtaccTGTTGTGGAGAGCTTGAAACATCAACTTCAGTGAGCCAAATGGGAACATTAGCAGCAGCAAGAGAATCCAAAGCAGACCTCATATAAGCAATGTTAGGCTGGCTGAAATGGCCTTCAAGTCCAATGGCCATCCTTGGACCACCAGTACTAGTACTCCCACCAAAACTCTGAATCTCTGTCAGTTTCTGCAGATACTTTGTGGGAATAGAAACTTCATCTCCAGGATTCTCCAATGTATTAAATTCATTCATGAAAGTGAGAACAGCATTGTCAATCTGGTGTGCTTTTTGGTACAACACTGAGGATGCATCCTTCCCAAACTTGCTTTCAAAGAAGGAGTAATGCATGTTCTCATTCACAACATCCCATGCAATCACTTGTCCTTTGTATCTATTCATAACTGAGTTTATTCTTTTTTCAGTGGCTGATTGGAGTTGTGGAGTTGGCAAGGAATTGACCCAGTTTGGTTGGTAGTGTGGGGCATCCCAGAAGATGTTGTGGCCTCTCACGTTGATGCCATTTTGTTTGCAGAAGGCGAGCATGGCATCGGCGTCGGCGTAGTTTTCGGTCCCTTGAGATGACTCAGTGCTGTACCACTTCATCTCGTTCTCGAATGTGGTTACTTTGAAGCGAGAAGTGAACCAGTTCTGGTACACTGTGTTGGAGAGGATGTCTTTGGATATGGCATTGCCGAAGGGGAAACCCGGCCGGCTTTGTTTGATCGAGATCTTTGTTCCCGGTGTCGAGTTGATTCTCACCTTCCTCTTCCTCACCTgcatatgattttatatatgCAGTATgtcattgtttgttttgatcATTTCAAGTAAAAATGTATCAGAGCTTTGAAGAAGTGTGTAGAAATTAATGATACTTTTAATAAAGTAGTTACGAAGtaattatatcattttcaaTACTTCTGATGTTCATTTGATaagaagtgaaaaaaatattaaagcgaaaaattaaaaaccattttaatttagttaaaaattaaaaaaaaaaaaaagtattgaagTAGGAAAAGTATTTAACGTTTAAAAAGAAAGGAGTCAGTTCATTTCAGTGATTTGTCTACAATTTCAGAGCAAATAATTAAACGCTCTCTAATGCCCACCTTTCAAACAGAGAAATTAATTGTTCATCTTAATCGGTTAATTAGGCAAACCTTGTTGATGCTTTCTGATTGATGACTTCTCCATTGATCTTTGGTGAATGGTTGCAAAGAGACACTGTCTATCCATATCTCAATTGATGCATTTTGGCTCTGAAGacagtaatttaatttaaaagctcaaatatatatatactttataaatataaatgagaaATCAATGACAAATTAACAGGATgatgaattaataataataataataataataataacaataacaataccTCAAAGTATAACTCAGCTGGTCCAGAGTTATTCACTGAGATGCCACCTTTGAGCATGGACCAACACCCAGACTTTGCAATCACTGTTCCAACTGCATGGCTGATGTTTGAACTAGTTTTGTACATGGCTTTCACTGGAATCTCATCTCCTTCACTTACCTGCACCCATGCTGATGAACAacatacaatatatataaataacgagatttaattaattaattttctgtttttaaatgaaaattaataagaTTTGTGAAGATTATTAATTACCAGAGAATGTGTAGAGCTTTTCACTGTGAAGGAAGAGCTTTTGGGAAAGAGAATGAAAAGGATTTTGTTTACTGCGAGCCACTGAGAACTTGTTTCCAGTTTCTGATGTTTTTTCTGCAGGATTTGAGTGTCCAAATCTTGCCCATCCTTTCAGGCCATTGTTGAACTCTGGATTGATTATGATTCCACCTTTGTATTGAGGTTTTGGTGGCTCAGCCAAGcactatatatatgcatgagtatatagaaaaaaagagagattagTGGTTCAtccaatttattaataaaaaataaaaataaaaataaaaaatcctagTTGTTTGCATGTTAATATAGGAATAAAACTTTAATGATGcaagtatttaaatttttaaaaaaatctaatcatatATCTGTGGCTtgtgaataatagacgacaaacgTCCTTTTTACATGAATACAAACAAGAtccaaagcaagattggagccCTGGATGATATAGTATATAAACGATGACGGTGAGCAGATCTATCGGGGAGGATTTGAACCCATAACCTCCCCTTATATTTTCTAGATTATCATCTGATCAGGGCTTTATCCAATGGTTTGTGTCTAATAcctaattaaaatatatatatatatacatattttttataatttaaaaatagtgagaatttagaaaataaacctaCCTCAATGATCGCTGAATAATCATATGGAAGTGAATTTACTAAGGTTCCTGCAAACGTACGAGACACAAGACAGAAATTAAAGTTAGCTACTTGTTTTATCGGCTATTCTTggttattagttttttattaataaataaaaaataatgaagttttttttaaaataatttatttataataggtGAAATTTAGCCTTTAATGGAAACCATTGAAGAGTTTACGGTACATTTAGATTCTCCTCATTATTTCTAAacacaataatttaaaatatttaatatttaaacatttaaaagaaacatacacttaccttgaaaagaaaaatataatttctgtTATTCTTTTAAAGAGATTTGAAAATCAGGCAAAGGAATCAAACTTAATGGTTAATCTTGGTTAAAAAAAccccataaataaaaaaaaataaaaaaaaatttgatatataaCCCAAAACATGGCAACAATGGAATTCTCTtcttgtttataaaataaaataaaatatatttttcctttttttaaaaactctcttTCTCACTCAAAACATTTTGATTGATCCAAAGTGAAAATTAcagatttcaaaaaaataaataattaaataagaaaataagaagatgAGTTTTGCCAATATGCCATTAATCATCAAATAGAAGTTTGAGGCAAACCTGAAAATAATGCAGCAGACaacaatataaatgataaagaaCAATGCATCACCAAGAACAATGCCCCTTCCATTCTTGAAACCTGAACTAATTAATAAGGCTATCAGAAAACCAATTTACTCCCAGTGTTTacaaaacacaaagatgttGTAGAAAATCACTTACAATCAAGGAGAATAAAGGGGATGGATTTGAGAGAAAGTTGGACAGCATtagtacatacatacatacatacatacatatatatatatatatatattggattcaaaattttctaatatGGAAACAAGGCACCACAATTATGTAGTGTAATTATAGCATTTAATAACTTACCATATTAAGGGATTCAAATTGGTCCGTGGTAAATGAATCAAATGATAAATGAGTTGGATCTCTGGCCTGAATTAGGGAGTAATTTGAACTACTTAccaaatttcataaatttcagCAATAAATGGCTGCGGAGGTTTAATTaacttcttattttattttcagggatgaattatgaatttatgatcAATGATCCTGTCTGGCTGTCTCTCACactttcctttcattttttttaaacaataatgaattcataaaatttatatgtttaatgcttatgataattttaattagcttaaaaattatagattcagtattattaattaaaacctGAACAGTCAAAGAAATGATAATGAACATAATTATTGGTgcaacaaaaacacaagaatggaatTCAGAAAGTGAGAAGCAAAAGTAATTCTGCTTATTTCTGAGAGTTTTCCATGTTTCTGAATGCAATGAAGAATCACATTTCCGGGTTAGGGTGGAACTTGGATGATAATGGAAAAAATTGGAATGCTTTCAAcatttatctacaaaatttcAACCCTTTAAAGGAGCTGTCTTTTACAACGAGAAATATCAACCATAACTACAATATACACTGATCATTCATTTACTTCACAGGGCACTTGTGACCACCATTGCCGGGAGTACAAACAATATCGAGTCCCCCGCTCATCTGCCCGGTTAGATGCGCCTTTCGATGAAGATTCCCTGAATTCTAGCAAACTTCGATTCGAAATGGCAATGTGAGAGGCAGGCGATGAATTTATCACCTGCAGTATTAACATTACACATTATAGAGTTCAAGCAAAGTGTGACTTTATTCCTTGCATTCAAATAGGAGGAACCATGGTACAAATCAATCATCTCTTTGGTGTGAAGTATCGAATTTTGACTCAAGTTTGTAATGAGAAGAATACAATGCCTCCGTGCAAATCGATGAGCTAGAGCAGCAGAACTTCATATAAACTTTAAGAAAACAGCTTAACAAATGGCCATGCCGATGAGACATGAGGAAGCTAACAAGGGCAAGACTCCTACTGACTTTGTTGACAGCCAGACTCTGCTCCTTGGTTCTTTTTTCCTGTTTTATTTTCGCCGTTGGACTGCAATGGCCTAAGCACTTGGCCACACCATGGGGCCTTACAATCTTTATTTTAGTGGTTAAGCCACTTCTATcaataaacaaactaaaaatgtTGCTTGTGGTGGACTACAATACAAGGTCCACGAGGTGCGGACCGGAAGAATCAAACTATGCCTTTAAAAAGCCCTTCTCATCCAGGTACATTGTTATTTGTTCGGCCATTGAACTAGGAGAACTACACTCCCCATTCTTCATCTGTATCACTAGCTGTGACAAAAGCAGTTTGAATATCAGCATTCGCAATACAGTGCGATATTAACCCATGTAAAATATAGTCCAGGTAATCTTTTGAAAAAATCATAGCAAAGAAACAATGGCAGTGAATGCGGTTTTCCATTTAAATAAGCATTGGACATCATCATCACCGCCTATGCAACCAGAAGCACAAGCTAACTTGGATCATATGCCAACATGCAAGATTAAGAGTAAGACGTGTTCTGGTTAAACAAAGTCACCATAGACTTACCTCACAGTTCAAGGGTGCCTCATATGGATCATCTATCCCAGTAAAGCCTGCGAGATATATATAGTTTACAGCTCTTGGACAAGTTTGCTGGTATTCTTTGAAGAAAATATTCAGACCCTAAAATTCAACTGTTTATGGAGCATACCTTTGATTTTACCTGCTCGTGCCAACTTGTACAAACCTTTTGGATCCCTTGCTTCACATAATTCCAGTGGCATGTCCATGAAGACCTGTAGCAAATGTGTGTTCAGACCATGCAAAGTAGCGATAGTAATTGACTTCAGAAGGTGAAAAAATGTTATGCACAAGGCaatcacctcgatgaaagagTCTGGCACCATAGCACGGCAGGCATCCCGCTCACTTCTGTATGGAGATATCAAGCTGGCGATACATATAACACCAGCATCTGCAAACAGTTTAGCTACTTCCCCtgcaacaaaattaaaaaaaaaaaaagtcaagcaAACTTTAATGTGGTGTCTTTCATAGAAAATCTTTTTTTGTGACAAGAATAGCCATTAGAACAAATTTACAAAAGATGTTGCTGATCCAAGCAAGATGCTCAAATTAAAAAGTTGAA contains:
- the LOC120249269 gene encoding endo-1,4-beta-xylanase 5-like, whose protein sequence is MEGALFLVMHCSLSFILLSAALFSGTLVNSLPYDYSAIIECLAEPPKPQYKGGIIINPEFNNGLKGWARFGHSNPAEKTSETGNKFSVARSKQNPFHSLSQKLFLHSEKLYTFSAWVQVSEGDEIPVKAMYKTSSNISHAVGTVIAKSGCWSMLKGGISVNNSGPAELYFESQNASIEIWIDSVSLQPFTKDQWRSHQSESINKVRKRKVRINSTPGTKISIKQSRPGFPFGNAISKDILSNTVYQNWFTSRFKVTTFENEMKWYSTESSQGTENYADADAMLAFCKQNGINVRGHNIFWDAPHYQPNWVNSLPTPQLQSATEKRINSVMNRYKGQVIAWDVVNENMHYSFFESKFGKDASSVLYQKAHQIDNAVLTFMNEFNTLENPGDEVSIPTKYLQKLTEIQSFGGSTSTGGPRMAIGLEGHFSQPNIAYMRSALDSLAAANVPIWLTEVDVSSSPQQAEYLEEILREAFAHPAVNGIVMWASWHAQGCYSMCLTDNNFKNLPTGDVVDKLLNEWKTFTQIEAFANTHGFFELDLFHGDYEITTTHPSSNSSSLHILNVHGANHHEGVLHVLDVQA
- the LOC120249617 gene encoding adenylyl-sulfate kinase 3-like isoform X2, which produces MCKEVYAGVNNSVMSTVGKSTNIAWYECKIGKHERQQLLKQKGCVVWITGLSGSGKSTVACALSRELYSRGYLAYVLDGDNLRHGLNRDLSFSAEDRSENIRRVGEVAKLFADAGVICIASLISPYRSERDACRAMVPDSFIEVFMDMPLELCEARDPKGLYKLARAGKIKGFTGIDDPYEAPLNCELVIQMKNGECSSPSSMAEQITMYLDEKGFLKA